The following proteins come from a genomic window of Bos mutus isolate GX-2022 chromosome 28, NWIPB_WYAK_1.1, whole genome shotgun sequence:
- the NODAL gene encoding nodal homolog, protein MHAQCLWLFLLHAWWALLQAGAAMVAPVPLRPWGQPSSPSPLAYMLSLYREPLPRADIIRSLQAQDMQVDGQNWTFAFDFSFLSQEEDLEWAELRLQLSSPVALPPNIPLSIEIFHQRKLDKNPPDCLERFRMDLFTVTLSQVTFSSGSMVLEVTRPLSKWLKHPGGLREQTSSLAGECWRRPPTPPVTDVLLLLYSNLSPEQRRLGGSTLLWEAESSWRAQEGQLSRERGTRHRRYHVQDRSQLCRKVKFQVDFNLIGWGSWIIYPKQYNAYRCEGECPNPVGEEFHPTNHAYIQSLLKRYQPHRVPATCCAPVKTKPLSMLYVDNGRVLLDHHKDMIVEECGCL, encoded by the exons ATGCACGCCCAGTGCCTGTGGTTGTTCCTCTTGCACGCCTGGTGGGCTCTCCTCCAGGCGGGCGCCGCGATGGTGGCCCCGGTGCCCCTTCGACCGTGGGGGCAGCCGTCGTCGCCATCCCCCCTCGCTTATATGCTGAGTCTATACCGCGAACCCCTGCCCCGGGCGGACATCATCCGTAGCCTGCAGGCGCAAG ATATGCAGGTGGATGGGCAGAACTGGACCTTTGCTTTTGACTTCTCCTTCCTGAGCCAAGAAGAGGATCTAGAGTGGGCTGAGCTCCGGCTGCAGCTGTCCAGCCCCGTGGCCCTTCCTCCCAATATCCCGCTCTCCATTGAGATTTTCCACCAGCGGAAGCTGGATAAAAACCCACCCGACTGCCTGGAACGTTTTCGGATGGACCTGTTCACTGTCACTCTGTCCCAGGTTACCTTCTCCTCAGGCAGCATGGTCCTAGAGGTGACCAGGCCACTCTCCAAGTGGCTGAAGCACCCGGGGGGGCTGCGGGAGCAGACGTCCAGCTTGGCTGGAGAGTGCTGGCGGCGGCCTCCCACCCCACCTGTCACTGACGTGCTCCTCCTGCTCTACTCCAACCTCTCCCCGGAGCAGAGGCGGCTGGGTGGCTCCACCCTGCTGTGGGAAGCGGAGAGCTCCTGGCGGGCCCAGGAAGGACAGCTCTCCCGGGAGAGGGGCACGAGGCACCGTCGGTACCACGTGCAGGACAGAAGCCAACTTTGTCGGAAGGTCAAGTTCCAGGTGGACTTCAACCTCATCGGATGGGGCTCCTGGATCATCTACCCCAAGCAGTACAATGCGTATCGCTGCGAGGGCGAGTGTCCTAACCCCGTGGGGGAAGAGTTCCACCCGACCAACCATGCATACATCCAG AGTCTCCTGAAGCGGTACCAACCCCACAGAGTCCCTGCCACCTGCTGTGCCCCAGTGAAGACCAAGCCCTTGAGTATGCTATATGTGGACAATGGCAGAGTGCTTCTAGACCACCATAAAGACATGATTGTGGAGGAATGTGGGTGCCTTTGA